The Winogradskyella schleiferi genome contains the following window.
TCCATAGCATAGATATAATCGAAAGTATCAAAATCTGATACTTTAAATTGTCTTGCAGATTGTGTGCTGATATCCAAGCCGTACTTTTTAGCAACTGAAATAGAGCGTTTATCAGGAGTGTTTCCTATATGGTAAGCTCCTGTGCCTGCAGAATCGACATAAAAATGCGCTTCGGGAAGTTTAGATTGCATAATACCGTGAGCTAAAGGCGAACGGCAAATATTCCCTAAACATACCATTAAGATACGTGTCATAATAAACGGTAATTATAGTGCTAACTTTTTGGATAGGTCTTCAACATATTTTCTAAATTGCTTATCTGTTGAAGATAAATTGTCAACGGTTTTACAAGCGTGTAATACGGTCGCATGATCGCGTTGTCCAATTTGAGAACCAATACTGGCCAAAGAAGCTTTGGTGTATTTTTTAGCAAAAAACATGGCTAATTGTCTTGCCTGTACAATATGACGTTTTCGAGTTTTAGATTGAAGGGTATTCACATCCATTTGAAAATAATCTGAAACCACTTTCTGAATGTAGTCTATAGATACTTCACGTTTGGTGTTCTTAACAAACTTCTCTACAATGTCTTTGGCTAGATTAATAGTGATTTCTTTTTTATTGAAAGACGATTGAGCAATTAATGAAATAATGGCACCTTCCAGTTCC
Protein-coding sequences here:
- a CDS encoding low molecular weight protein-tyrosine-phosphatase, which produces MTRILMVCLGNICRSPLAHGIMQSKLPEAHFYVDSAGTGAYHIGNTPDKRSISVAKKYGLDISTQSARQFKVSDFDTFDYIYAMDQSNYTDIISLARNNNDIGKVKLFLEANASIQNKNMPDPYYGDQSDFEYVYKLVDETCSILAKKLNGLKN